The nucleotide window AAAAATGATTTCTCTGGCAAAATCGCCACTGAAAGACTTCAATGTTCCCATGCTGACTGCAAAAGGAAAAACTTATCAGTCGGCCATTATTTCCTCAGTTATCGGTGATCATCCTGAACTGGATGAATACCTGTTAAAAGTAAGCCACAAGCTTATTCATTTCGGTAAAAATACAAGCATTCCCTTGAAAAATCTGTATAAAACGCCTGAAACCCTTGGAAAAGACCGATTGGCAATGGCTGCAGGGGCGGCCATGATGTTCCAGGGCAGAAATATCCTTATTGTAGATGCCGGCACCTGCCTGACCTTCGATTTTGTGAGCCAAAACAGTGAATATCAGGGCGGGAGCATCCATCCCGGCCTGATGATGAGATTTAAAAGTCTGAATAGTTTTACAGCCCGCTTGCCATTGATCAGGTTTCAGGAAGATTATTTCAGACTGACAGGCCAAAGCACTGAAGAATCAATATTGTCGGGTGTTCAGTACGGAATGGTGGCTGAAATAAATTCGGTCATCAGCGATTATAAAAAACACTATGGTAAAGTTAAAATAATTTTAACAGGAGGAGACAGTGCCTATTTGTCAAAATATTTAAAAAGCCCGATTATTGCAGACAATTTTTTTCTTTTAAAATGCCTTTATAAAATACTTTTATTTAATGCTTAAAGCAAGACTATCGCTGATTTTTTTTCTGGCATGCTCCTGTCTGATACTACAGGCACAAACGTTTAAACATCCATACTCCTTTTACGGTATAGGAATACCTGAAGATCAGGCAACAGCAAGAAATGCCGGAATGGCCGGGATTTCCGTTTCGGGAGGAAATGAATTTTCATATTCTCCGGTCAATCCTGCCACTTATTCCCTCCTGAATTACACCAATTTTTCCATGTCTGTCAGAGGGAAAATTTTTAACCTGAGTCAGGACACCATTCACTCGTGGTCGAATCTGTTCAGCTTCGCTCATTTCGGGTTGGGTTTCCCAATCTCCAAAAAGCTCAAATGGAATGCTTCTTTCGGCCTGCAGCCCCTCAGCAGAACCGGTTATAAATCAGTATTTTCTATTGCAGGAGGGCACGACACCCTTGACTTTACAGAAAAATTTGAACTTACCGGAGGCTTTTCAAAAGCATATCTGGGAAGCTCAGTTAAACTTTTCAGGGATATTTATGCAGGGGTGAACCTGAATTATATTTTTGGCAATACCCATGTCTATCATTCCATGCTTTTCGATGATGAACTGGCCTTGCTGGGTTTTATTTCTGAGAAAAACAGCTTTTTTGGCAATATTGGTTTTGATTTTGGCTTGCATGGAAAATTCAAACTGAATGAAAACAACTTTCTTTTTGCCGGAGGGTATTTCAGCCCTTCCGTAAAATTCAACATTTCCAATGATGAGGTAGTAACAAGTTTTCTGAACGAAGATTCCAAAATCACTTTTAAAGATACCATACTGATGACCAATCAGATAAGCGGTAATTTTTCTATACCGTTGAAATATGGTGCAGGCCTTTCGGTTTTACTCAATAACAGGCTTTTTGCAGGTATTGACTACAAGTTTGAAAAATGGTCATCCTTTTCTTTTCCGGGGATTACACAAAATCTTGCTGATCAGCATGAATTCTCACTCGGAGGCGAATATACACCCAATAATGAAGACCTTAACTATTTCAGGCGGGTAACTTACCGTGCTGGCATTAAATATGCCTTAACCTACCTGAATGTTCCTGTAAATCTTGATCATACGCCCATGCAATCTGAAAATTTAAATAAGGCAGCACTGACAATAGGAGCCGGTTTTCCCATCAGGAAAACAAGTTCATTTATTGATGTGGCGATTGAGGCTGGTAAAACGGGAAGATTATATGAAGACATTATCCGTGAATACTATTTTCTCATAAACGTAGGATTCAGGTTTAATGACAATTGGTTTATAAAAGCAAAATACGAATAACATGAAAACAAAAACATTGTTCACTACTGCGTTATTTCTCGGCCTTTCCACAGGCTATTTTTACGGATGTCAGGCAAAAACAAAACCTGTTGTTTCTCCCGTAAATGAAGAAATGACGGAAATCAGAACCGAAACCCTTGTACAGGAAATCATCAGTGAAGAGTCAGTTCCGGCAGCTCCCCTGACCGATAACAAAGACAGCATTAAAAACCTTGAAGAATATTCACTTTACATTGAATATTTCAAGCAAAATGCCTATACGGATGCCTGGCCACACTGGAAATATCTGTTTATCAATGCACCTTCTTTCAATAAAGGCCTTTATGTGAATGGAGCAACCATGGCAACCGACTTTATCCAGAAAGAAAAAAATGCTGACCGGAAGAATCAGCTGATTGACACCCTGATGCTTATCTACGACCAGCGTATCAAATATTTCGGAGAAGAAGGATATGTATTGGGGAGAAAGGGATCAGACTTATTCAAGTTCAGGCCATCTGATTACGAAAAAGCCTATCAATTTCTGATGAAATCGATTGAAATTGAAGGGAATAAATCAGCCAAAACGGTTCCTTATTATTTTATGGCCACCTCTGTCTATATGTTAAAGGATAAAAAAATAACCGATCAGGTGATGATGGATAATTTTATCAAAGTCAACGATATTGTTCAGTTTAATTTAAATAATGGCGCAGAAGGATGGGATGCAGTTCAGAACAATGTTCTGGATGTAGTGAAGGATG belongs to Sphingobacteriales bacterium and includes:
- a CDS encoding type III pantothenate kinase, encoding MHLVIDIGNTFIKTAEFKGKKMISLAKSPLKDFNVPMLTAKGKTYQSAIISSVIGDHPELDEYLLKVSHKLIHFGKNTSIPLKNLYKTPETLGKDRLAMAAGAAMMFQGRNILIVDAGTCLTFDFVSQNSEYQGGSIHPGLMMRFKSLNSFTARLPLIRFQEDYFRLTGQSTEESILSGVQYGMVAEINSVISDYKKHYGKVKIILTGGDSAYLSKYLKSPIIADNFFLLKCLYKILLFNA
- a CDS encoding tetratricopeptide repeat protein, with amino-acid sequence MKTKTLFTTALFLGLSTGYFYGCQAKTKPVVSPVNEEMTEIRTETLVQEIISEESVPAAPLTDNKDSIKNLEEYSLYIEYFKQNAYTDAWPHWKYLFINAPSFNKGLYVNGATMATDFIQKEKNADRKNQLIDTLMLIYDQRIKYFGEEGYVLGRKGSDLFKFRPSDYEKAYQFLMKSIEIEGNKSAKTVPYYFMATSVYMLKDKKITDQVMMDNFIKVNDIVQFNLNNGAEGWDAVQNNVLDVVKDALKCDMLVTNFANLFNANKENLSVLKRFQSIMEARSCTDNTTYIQISEQIFRMEPVAKSAYSLGIYYLGKNDYTKAINYFDKAYSLENENTIKAKYALAVAEAYKRSNNFPQARSWAQKASSALPESPDPYLFIGHLYASSYKNCGNTSFEQKAALWAAVDQFVIARSKGSTEASEYISRYSAMFPTKEDAFYQDPPVREGDSYYVGCWIGVSTIARFIQ